From Hemibagrus wyckioides isolate EC202008001 linkage group LG11, SWU_Hwy_1.0, whole genome shotgun sequence:
tgattgattgatttgtaCGTTATTAGATTATTATGAACACGTCACAGCTTTTACTCTCTAACTATTTTTGTGATAAAGAACTTAAAGATTCGGTCAAATAAAATTGTTTGACTTCTTCAGTTTGTTTAcctgtatctctctttctctctctctttctctctctctctctctctctctctctctctctctgtttatctgtctgtctgtctgtctctgtctgtctgtctgtctctctctgtctgtctctctcactcactctctctcattctctctctctctctctctctctctctttctctctctctgtctgtcacttgctctatgtctgtctgtctctctctctctctctctctctctctgtctgtcatcttctctctttatgtctgtctgtctgtctctctttgtttgtctgtctgtctttctctgtctgtctgtctgtctatttctctttttctctctctcttactctctgtctcttactctctgtctgtctgtctgtctctcgctgtctctgtctgtctgtctgtgtctctgtctctctctctctctctctctctgtctgtctgtctgtgtctctgtctctctgtctctctctctctgtctctctctctctgtctctctctctctctctctctctctctctctgtgtctctctctctctctctctctctctctgtctctctctctctctctctctctgtctctctctctctaacccaCACAGCCTCTGCCGGAGTTCTCTCGTATTGCGGGTCTGGTTCTGCCGGGTCAGGTGTTTTCAGACTGCCTGATGGTGGTTCAGTTCCTGCGCAGTTTTGGGAAGGTTCTGGGTTTGGAGCAGAGTGAGGTTCCTACACTGGGTGTGCTGCAGGAGGGTCTCCTCAACCTGGGCAACAGCATGGGGCAGGTGCAGGACCTGCTGGTGCGCCTGCTCTCCTCAGCTGTGTGTGACCCGGGACTACCTCCAGGACACAGGGTaagatacacactcactcactcactctctcacacacacacacacacacacacagggtgagagatacacactcactcactcactctcacacacacacacacacacagggtgagagatacacacacactcactcactcactcactctcacacacacacacacacacacacacacactctcacacacacacacacacacacagggtgagagatacacactcactcactcactctcacacacacacacacacacacacagggtgagagatacacactcactcactcactctcacacacacacacacacacacagggtgagagatacacacacactcactctcacacacacacacacacacacacactcactcactctcacacacacacacacacacacacacacacagggtgagagatacacactcactcactcactctcacacacacacacacacacacagggtgagagatacacacacactcactcactcactctcacacacacacacacacacacacactcactcactcactctcacacacacacacacacacacacagggtgagagatatgcacacactcactcactcactctcacacacacacacacacacagggtgagagatacgcacacactcactcactcactcactctcacacacacacacacagggtgagagatatgcacacactcactcactcactctcacacacacacacagggtgagagataggcacacactcactcactctctctctctcacacacacacacacacacagggtgagagataggcacacactcactcactctcacacacactcactcacacacacactcactcactctctctctcacacacacacacacacagggtgagagataggcacacactcactcactctctctcacacacactcactcacacacacacacactcactcactctctctctcacacacacacacacactcactcactcactcacacacacacacacactcacacacacacacacacacacagggtgagagatacgcacacactcactcactctctctcacacacactcactcacacacacacacactcactcactctctctctcacacacacacacacagggtgagagataagcacacactcactcactctctctcacacacacacacacacacagggtgagagataagcacacactcactcactctctctcacacacactcactcacacacacacacacacacacagggtgagagataggcacacactcactcactctctctctcacacacacacacacacacagggtgagagataggcacacactcactcactctctctcacacacactcactcacacacacacacactcactcactctctctctcacacacacacacacactcactcactcacacacacacacacactcacacacacacacacacacacacagggtgagagatacgcacacactcactcactctctcacacacacacacactcactctctctcacacacacacacacacacacacagggtgagagataagcacacactcactcactctctctcacacacacacacacacacagggtgagagataagcacacactcactcactctctctcacacacacacacacacacagggtgagagataagcacacactcactcactctctctcacacacactcactcacacacacacacacacacacagggtgagagataggcacacactcactcactctctctctcacacacacacacacacacagggtgagagataggcacacactcactcactctctctcacacacactcactcacacacacacacactcactcactctctctctcacacacacacacactcactcactcactcacacacacacacacactcacacacacacacacacacacagggtgagagatacgcacacactcactcactctctcacacacacacacactcactctctctcacacacacacactcactcactcactctctctctctctcacacacacacacacacacacatagggtgAGAGatacgcacacactcactcactctctctcacacacacacactcactcattctctctcacacacatacactcactcactctctctcacacacacactcactcactctctctcccacacacgcactcactctctctcacacacacacacacacatagggtgAGAGatacgcacacactcactcactctcacacacacacactcactcactcaatctcacacacacactcacttacacacacactcactcactcactgtcacacacacacagggtgagagatacgcacacacacacacacacacacacagggtgagagatacacacacacacacacacacacagggtgagagatacgcacacacacacacacacagggtgagagatacacacacacacacagggtgagagatacgcacacacacacacacacagggtgagagatacgcacacacacacagggtgagagatacgcacacacacacacacacagggtgagagatacacacacacacacacacacacagggtgagagatacgcacacacacacacacacagggtgagagatacacacacacacacacacacacacacagggtgagagatacgcacacacacacagggtgagagatacgcacacacacacagggtgagagatacgcacacacacacacacacacacacacagggtgagagatacacacatacacacacacacacagggtgagagatacgcacacacacacacacaaggtgagagacacacacacacacacacagggtgagagatacgcacacacacacacacacacagggtgagagatacgcacacacacacacacagggtgagagatacacacacacacacacaaggtgagagatacacacacacacacacacacagggtgagagatacacacacacacacacacacagggtgagagatacacacacacacacagggtgagagatacgcacacacacacacacagggtgagagatacacacacacacacacagggtgagagatacacacacacacacacacagggtgagagatacacacacacacagggtgagagatacacacacacacacacacacacagggtgagagatacacacacacacacacagggtgagagatacacacacacacacacagggtgagagatacgcacacacacacacacagggtgagagatacacacacacacacacagggtgagagatacacacacacacacacagggtgagagatacacacacacacagggtgagagatacacacacacacacacacacacagggtgagagatacacacacacacacacacagggtgagagatacacacacacacagggtgagagatacacacacacacacacacagggtgagagatacacacacacacagggtgagagatacacacacacacacacagggtgagagatacacacacacacagggtgagagatacacacacacacacacagggtgagagatacacacacacacacacacagggtgagagatacgcacacacacacacacacacacacacacataattatgAGATTTGAGCCTCAGTGCTGGTTTATGTGGTCAGTAGTGGACACATGGTGCTGTACTGCCCCCACTGTTTATGTTGGAATTGCAGCACATGGGTGagtttttctctcctttctgaGCCATCTCATGCTAAAAGATCTCGTCCTTCACAGGCCAAGTCCATCCTGGGTGACCACCTGACCAACGTGGGTCTGAACCGGGACAACGTGTCGGAGGTGCTGCAGCAGTACATGGAGGCTCACTGCGGTCAGATGGACCTGGCTGATGTGGCCCTGAGCCTGAAGACCAAGGCCTTCCAAGCACACACACCGGCGCAGAAAGCCTCAGTGCTCGCCTTCCTGGTCAACGAGCTGGCCTGCAGCAAGAGCGTGGTCAGGTACGGCTACAGACTGCTTGGTTTTAAATATTCCTCCAGAGTCTGACCGTGTACAGAGGTCAGGAGAGAGGTCTGGGTCAaggattattcattattaatgcgCCTTTACATTTCATCTGCTACAGAGAGTGACAGTACAGGCCATTCACTATGTTCCAGTGTTTGTACAAAAATCACACAGGTGTCTAATTATGTAactgtgatctctctctctctctctctctctctctctctctctctctcactctctctctctctctctgtttatctgtctgtctgtctcttactctctgtctgtctgtctgtctgtttctctttttctctctctcttactctctgtctctgtctgtctctctatctctctctcactctttcgttttctctctctctctctctcactctctcactctttctctctccctccctccctctctctctctctctctctctcaccccccccctctcttacacacacacacgtagtgAGATTGATAAGAGCCTGGACCAAATGAACGTGCTGAGGAAAGACGAGTGTATCGTGGAGGGAAAGCTCAAAAAGTGAGTGTCTTCAGCCTTTCGCGCAAgctgaatatttatattataaatatgtaacaatatatatatatatattattattatcttctaATGAAAACTGTACAGATTAATatgatgtaaatatttttacgttttttttctgtgtaaatgTTCAGTTCCAGCATTAATTAAGCAAATCTTCGTTGATTTCCTATAAAATCTGATGATCTGTACTCATGATTTAATTGTTAATTCCAATGATGTACAGGTTGAAGAACATTCACGCGAAGCGCACGGGGAAGCGAGAGGCCGCTGGGGGAGACGAGCCTCAGGCCACCGGCACGCCGAGCACCGGACACAAGCGCAAGAGGAAGGCGGGGGACAGCGACGACGACGAGGACGAAGACGACGACAGCGATGAGGCTGTAGACGACGACGACGAGGACGATgaagaagaggtgaagaaggcgAGGAAGGTGGAGACGTGTGACGAGGTAAGAGTTGACATGTTCATCGCAAAACATTTCCAATATTTCTGGACTTCCTGTGAACATTTTCGGATATTTTGTTCGTGTGTGTGACTCAAAGGATGAAGGAGATCAAGCCACGAGCGTAGAAGAGCTGGAGAAACAGATTGATAAAATATCAAAGGTAAAGAAACGCACATGCACTCTGTATTAAACCTGCACACACtccagctctcacacacacacacacacacacacaatcacactctcttcgtcttgtgtgtttgtgtgagtgcaGCAGCAGAATCTGATCAGACGGAAGCTGTTCGAATCGTCTCACGCCTTGCGCTCCATGAGCTACGGACAGGACCGATATCGTCGCCGCTATTGGATTCTTCCACAGTGCGGAGGAGTCTTTATCGAgggagtggagagtggagaaggtacacacacacacacacacacacaatacataataGAGCACACTACTTATTTGGCCTTTGCAGGTTTCTATTCCACTTCCCACCAAACACTttcaggaagtttttttttgtttgttttcatttagctgTTTTCCTGATTCTCATTTAACTCTTAACTTGACATTACGGCAGACTTGCTCGAGGGTTTTAATGCCTTAAATGCCACTTTAGCTAAACGACTCGACAGTCAAAAGTCGTTAGACTCCTTAACGAGGAAAAGTTGAATTAGCTAAAGCATGTTATTGAGGATGCTAATAAAGACAACAGCAGAGTGGAATTAACACTCAGGTATGCTGTCCAGCTGTAAAATAAGGGGGTGTGCAGACTTTTGcatttaactatatatatatatatatatatatatatatatatatatatatatatatatatatatatatatatatatatatatatatttactgacTGAGTAAAAACCATTAAAAGTGATAAAAGTATAGAGATGtaactatagtgtgtgtgaatgaaggtCAGCTGAAGTGGACACACGCGTCTCTCCACAGGTCCCGAGGAGCTCGAGAAGGAGCGAGAGCGCCTACGCAACTTCGAGCCGGTGAGGATCAAGGAGGAGCcacaggaagaggaggaggaggaggaggaagaggagacaCAGGcggaggaggagcagcagcagccgGAGGTCCAGACGCAGGCTCAGGTGAAGCAGGAGGAAGAACAGCGTGCCGAGAAGGAAGTGAAACAGGAAGACGAGAAGCCCTGCTCGCCACCAGACAAGCTCCAGGAGAAGGACGCCCAGCTGTTAGACCCCGCCTCCTGTCCTCTCAAGGAGGCCCCAAACCCACCCAGTGACCTCACGTCCCTTTGCCATACTCCTGACAGCAGCATGGCGTCTGTCACCACGGCGACCGCATCAGCATCATCTCCAACTCATTCTACCTCCAAACCTACTGTACTGTGCAGCACTCCTGCGGACTCCGTACCTCTCGTGGCTCAGTTTGGTGCTCCTCCTCCACAATTCGGTGTTCCTCTGTCCCTGCAGCATCATCAGCACCTCCTGGCTAACGATCAGCTCCTGCGCGTTTTAACGGAGCGCAGCGGCCATTGGTTCAGCCTCCTGCCCCGTTCTCCCTGTGACGACTCTTCCCTCGTCCAACCCACCACGCCGCTGCGCTCCTCGGCTCAGCCTAACAATGTCCAGCCCAGGAGCCCTCCTGCTCCGTCCTGCTCCCCTCACCAGCACCTCCAACCTCCGTCTGCCTCCAGCAGCCCTCTAAACGCTGCTCACGACGGCCTGGGAAACCTCACCGTCTCGCCTCTGCAGGTAAAGCAGCCCTCATAGACATTATccacatatattatatattatccaCACTGCTGTTCACCTACCAGCTGATAGTTTTGCAGTAGGATTTATCGTGCAGCGGTGCTTTAGTCCTTGAGTCTTCCTCATCTGTAGACTCTgttcaaacagatcagcttcagCTTTCATGCTCAAAGCACCGTTGTCTTGTAGCTCATCCCTGACTAACCTAGTTGAGTCTCTTGCATTCTGGGATACATTCTGCCGAGGTTTACTGTAATGCGATATAAACGTACAGTGGTTTATGTAAACGTCTCCCTGTGCCTGTAGGTAAAACCCGGTGGTGCTCTGCTGCCTTTGCCCATGTGTGGATGGTCAGGTGGCATGATCAGCCCTAACCTGCCCATGTGCAGCAGCCCTATGCCCCTTTGCCCGCTCACTGAAGGCAGCGCCAGCCCCCTGCTGGCCCCTAGCGTCTCCACCAGCAAAAGTGGCTCTCCTGCGCCCCCTGGGGACAAACCGCCTTCTGCACCATCACCTGCTATAGATCTGCCACGAAACCATGACCAGCCACAGCCACAGCCCATTCCAGAAGgtgagacacgcacacacacacgcacacacatacacacacacatacacgcgcacacacacacacacacacactactcataTGTCCATAAAGCCTAATAATCTAAGTTATACATGCCCCTcattatgatgtgtgtgtgtgtgtgtgttgcagacaTGCTGATGGGTTGGTGGAAGATGATGGACATGGAGGAACTGCAGGCCCTGATGAAGACGCTCCACAGCAGAGGCATCAGAGAGCGAGCGCTGCACAAACAGGTCCAGAAATCCATGGAGCTCATCCCACAGACCTTCAACAAGAACAAGGAGGGTGAGTCTctaataatacacacttcaACAAAACGTCCATTTTGACCCATAGATTAACAACTGAGGCTAATAAACTGACCTTAAGTGAGACTTAAAGTAAACACACTGGCAGGTTTAAGCGGTCACTATCGTTTCAGTGGGGAGGTTGTGAAACTCATGGGCCATCTcccgctctgtgtgtgtgtgtgtgtgtgtgtgtagtagctgTAATGGAAGTTTCGGAGCTGGACGAGGGCCAGGTATCCGTGGAGACGCTACAGGAGTGGTGTGTGGAGGAGCAGGCGATGGAGACTGACATCGCCTTGCTACAGCAGGTGGAGGAGCTTGAACGCAGGGTCACTTCAGCCAGCCTGCAGgtcaaggtaaaaaaaaataaaataaacagacaagtgtgtgtgtgtgtgggggggtgtgattgattttaatttaaagaaGTAGTTCTTTAAAAGGTCTAAATGCTCTAAATGTACCCTCGAGCACTCTTTCAAGCATGTTTCAGAAATTCTCAAGATTTCTACACTGATTAATATACACGAATATGCAAATTTCTTCCCCTTGGTTATTTAGTCAGCTGGCATTTTTGGGATTTCGGTATCTGAATCTGGATTTTCGTTGTCATACTACAGGGCTGGATGCACCCGGAGCCCCAGTCAGAGAGGGAGGACCTGCTGTATTACGAGCACAAGCCCCTTCCCAAGGCCTGCCCGGGGGCGGAGTCACAGGAGGAGCGGAGCTCGGAGAAAGGCCTGAGACGGCAGCCCAGCAACCCGCTGGACATCGCCGTGATGCGCCTGGCCGAGCTGGAGCGCCACATCGAGAGAAGGTACCTGCGGAGCCCCTTAGGGACAACCATCCAGATCAGGCTGGATAATGTGGGGACGGTCACTGTGCCCGCCCCCGCGCCATCCACTAGCGCTGGAGGGGAAGGGTAGGTCATCCACGCAGCCAGCCTTCATCTCTCTTATCTCTTCCtcttgctcctcctcctcctcctcccctctcttCTGGCTGGGGCGGCTGTGcttgtggcgtgtgtgtgttcacccgGGGCCCGGTTTTTTCCAAAAGGGGTTCCATGGTTTTTGGGTTCAGATTTTAACACCTGCATTTGAGttcctttctgttcttggctgcaTGCGTTCGATTTTTTTGGCCATTCTGTGGACAGGATTTCTCTTCGCTGTCGTTTCGTGAGAGCATGGCGCATTTTAACTACGGGGGCTTCATTTTCGCTCTGAGATTTCACGGGAAGTTTTCATCACGCAGACTGTCAATGCCATTccacaggatgtgtgtgtgccGGATTATAACGATCCCTGTTTAGTCTCCTTTTTCTGTCTGTGGATGACTGTGATGACGTGTTTTGTCTTTAAGGCCTGCGCTATACTCGACACGCGACTTGTAAAATATTCAGCATGATGACGTATGATGCGGCGCGACATGGATCGTGGTCAAAAACCATTTAATATGATTTCATCATGTCTAATAATAAGAAGAGTATACAGATTTGGACGATCATCATGAGAACATACTTAATGTTAATCTTAATTTCAAGCTCTAAACGTTTggtgtaataataaaaagtctATAGTTTGACTGATTTGTTTGTACCGActgatgataaataaatatttttaattattttaaaaataattaaaaatatttttttgtttttgtttgtatggacattattaattatttattatacttaaaattttattataaattaattacacacacaaaacagtttTCCGATTATTCAGACAGCGCCCGAGTCATTTCTGTCAAGTAATTCCGCTGTCCGTCTGTCTCGTACCTGCGCAGGTGTAGTTAACATCAAGTATAGCTCTGGCCTTAAGCTGTAgatgtatgtgtaaatgtgtgtgggtgtgtgtgggtgtgtgtaactGGTCTCTTTGTTGCTGTGTCTCTCAGGGGTGAGGAGGAGATCGCTCCCGGGATGAAGGTGTGGAGGAAGGCTCTGAGCGAGGTGAGGAACTCGTCACAGCTGGCCATGTGCCTGCAGCAGCTGCAGAAGTCCATCGCCTGGGAGAGATCCATCATgaaagtggtgagtgtgtgtgtgtgtgtgaaatctcaGGCTCGGTTTGGATGCCAAGCTGTACACAATGATGAAACGGTATTTTAGGCATGTactaaggtgtgtgtgtgtgtgtgtgtgtgtgtagtactgcCAGATCTGCCGTAAGGGGGATAATGAGGACTTACTGCTGCTGTGCGATGGCTGTGATAAGGGCTGTCACACCTACTGCCACAAGCCCAAGATCAACGCCATCCCTGAGGGAGACTGGTACTGCCCTGCCTGCATCTCCAAGGTAACCgcctctacctcagacacacacacacacactctctctctctctcttgtggcTCATTCAGGGATGGTCAAGAATTTTTGAAAGCTGATCAGTAACTGGACGTGACCCGAGAAAATTACACACAGTGTCAAAACTCAAAACGTTATTTTGCGTCTTCTCTTCGATACGTGAACAGAAttctgtgatgaagtgatgatgccATGAAGAAGGATTATTCATAGTATCCGAGTTCTAAGCATCTCTCGGTCTCAGATACACACcggtttaaaaatatattaaaagagtgatttttttattttcaataattattgatttttaatgaatttatgatCACGGTTAGGTCGATATGTTTTAATCATGGCTTTTTATATCCGTGTATAGTCGATTCCAAACCTTTATACGACTTGATCGATACACCAGGCTGccgcaaaacaaaacacttgccatgaaatgtgtgtgtgtgtgtgtgttttctttttttttgtactaatGCTACAGTAAGCCTAAACAAAAAAGGGCAAATTCCAAAGTGTTTGAAACAGTTGAACCTCCCGGGGGTTGCAGTCTCTCTCCTGTAACTGCATCTGCTTTCAGATGAATATAACTGCAGTTGCTGAATAATTTATAGCAGCTCCTGAATCATGTGCTTTAACTAAATAATAAGCTGGAACTTTATGAAAGGAAGTGAGGCAGGCCATACTGGACTGGAACGGGGAAGTTAATTTCCTTCACTGTCTGCCTTGCTGAATTTGGTATTGGAAATAATCTGGTGTGTTGCATTtgcatagaaatatatatatatatatatatatatatatatatatatatatatatatatatatatatatatatatatatatgtgtgtgtgtgtgtgtgtgtgtgtgtgagagatacttTGGCATTTGTGAAAGTTTCCAAAACGCACACTAAGCATGTAAGAAATGAAGTGCAGCAATATAAGTGTTGAGTGGACTCGAGTGAGATCACGTGCAGATTGAACGCAATGCGAATTCCTCAGGCCAGCAACCAGTCCCCCAAGAACAAGAAACCTCAGAGTCGCATGCAGTCCGGCGGAGGGGGCAAGAAAGCGGCGGAGACGGCcaagaagaacaagaagcaGCAGGAGGCGTGCGAGGATGAGGAGGCAGGCGGAGGCGGCAGCACCAGCAACAGCAGCCCAAAGAAAATAGCCACGGCGTCCAGCCAAGCGAAAAAGAGCTCGCCCGCTCCTCCAGCCGCCAAACCCGAGAGTCCGGCCTGCGTGAAGCGGGCCAAAACGGCCAGGGACAACAACCGCGACCTGGGCCTCTGCAGGTATCtatgtgaaattatttttatattacgtCAAGTATTCATGCATTGCCTCTGATCTAGTTTCAAGAGAAAATATTTGAGACTAGAAAAAGACTCTGAGATCCAGTTTTTCTGATGCTTTACGAAAAGCTGTAAACTAAAGAACTGAGGGCACAAAGCCTTTatctccacacatacattacagcacagtggaactcttttcttcacatataccagctgaggtcagagcacaagggcagagtggagcttggtggtgctggggcttgaaccctgatcctccgatcagcaacccagagccttaaccacctgaaCCACCACTGACCCCATCTTTTCACATATTCTAGCTTATATGATCAAGcgggggtcagagcgcagggtcaagCCATagtacagcacccctggagcaggtggggttaaggaccttgctcaaggcccCCAATGTTTGATATCTTGGCAGCTTGGAggtttgaaccccaaccttctgatcagtgacccAATACCTTGTCCACTGAGCTGTTGCTTCCCTACAAACGAAATTATGCTTTTAGATAAATGTCTGCTAAAACATGCTGACCAAATATGTGCACTGTACGTCACAGTGACTAAAATCTCGGCCACAAAGAAGTTTTCCTGATATCTGTTCCTCTCCTGTAGGATTCTCTTGGCTGAACTGGAGCGGCATCAGGACGCCTGGCCCTTCCTCACACCAGTCAACCTCAAATCAGTGCCCGGGTAccggaaagtcatcaaaaagcCCATGGACTTCTCCACCATCCGCGAGAAGCTCGTCAGCAGCCAGTGAGTCTCTGTTACATCCTCCACCCTGGTGATGCCGTTCAGTTCTTCTGAAACGAATCAGTCTTTGAGTATATCGATTCATTAGAGTCAGTAGATGGAgcataacaataaaaaacaaaaactccaGTTTGAGGAAAAACACAGAATCTTCATAAATTAATTGACTGAATTACGAATGAATCAATTTGACAGAATTATGAAGTGAATCAATTTGGATGAACAAATCACTAAATGAATCAGTTGACTCCTTGAAATGAATTGTTCACCAAAACAAATCATTTGCACTTGGAAAAGTGTttaaagtggatttttttttttttaggtaccAGAACCTCGAGACGTTCATCATCGACGTCAACTTGGTGTTTGACAACTGCGAGAAGTTCAACGAGGACAACTCGGACATCGGCCGCGCGGGACACAACATGAGGAAGTTCTTTGAGAAGAGGTGGACCGAGCTCCTGAAGCA
This genomic window contains:
- the baz2ba gene encoding bromodomain adjacent to zinc finger domain protein 2B isoform X3, which encodes MESGERLASPSSTPVSVHTSSSSSSSSVSPASNAKSSLNHGAAASLAACGPLFGVTGSEQPFSVTSVTSVPSAFPVMAHPAFGLLSPGAARPEFGGLGALGVTAALAAHPQLGAFTEWWRAAEAHGRSPAAFFPPFLGLPPLFAPPLQNHEATPYTSKTLSKSSQGPKGVNGALNGSVVSPSTTKGSASVSSSPALNTSAGKPRARKAPPHSNSTAELQGKPSQKPKEKKPHKKQTEGSGMSDSESGSSLDSDIEGVSSSDLDDLGEEEDDDDDDDDDQSKDSEESDSEKEPQKKKKAKVAASNLRPNKKEHSRAAEAWELREGNGPPESSHQKTSTHRVSKSRDRLAQPTSVIQSTGLAVNAKPLALIGQSQHDTSPQRHGSSSPRPLPIASHQPLPLSLCSSPKPLSVPSPPKPLPLSSSPKPPPLSPSPRAWGSAHKSQDSLSSRKLLESSLSHIADYRLKQSLLAHDQEFPLQLKKQQDLYKTSKSSGVVSSSSSSSSSSSILPSKSTSGRTKPPAAQAVAASPSLMLTQTLLGLGHTNGIIQSSTQDTPLALTTKPRSDLPVNLSTGGRKDMSVPASLPAPLPALVPASALPARPRASRKNKTPRALEASKDVSQKHLVKSLVDLFHHGVGEQETPDKKDSDESGEDDDDDDDDDVDDEEEDEEDEDDSLSESDSNSDSELNGSVRKNRDTTETETDGERTQLKLGKNLPLLAAAAAANYSLPDCSPLNLQVIKPSGVATPSIVTGSGALTYHSSPSSSYSVGTSPGSGKRKRVMNEDDLKTPLEMGWRRETRIKSSGGRLQGDVAYYAPCGKRLRQYPDVVKYLSRYGITDITRDNFSFSAKIRVGDFYEAREGPQGLQWCPLSEDEVIPRIRAMEGRRGRPPNMERQHGAGNSEGSSSRRRKGRPPNVGHTEFPSPSEAKLLRKLEAQEIARQAAQMKLMRKLEKQALARAAKEARKQQAIMAAEERRKQKEQIKILKQQEKIKRIQQIRMEKELRAQQILEAKRKKREEAANAKILEAEKRLKEREMRRQQAVILKHQERERRRQHVMLMKAVEARKKAEERERLKQEKRDEKRLNKERKLELRRLELEMLREMKKPNEDMCLTDHKPLPEFSRIAGLVLPGQVFSDCLMVVQFLRSFGKVLGLEQSEVPTLGVLQEGLLNLGNSMGQVQDLLVRLLSSAVCDPGLPPGHRAKSILGDHLTNVGLNRDNVSEVLQQYMEAHCGQMDLADVALSLKTKAFQAHTPAQKASVLAFLVNELACSKSVVSEIDKSLDQMNVLRKDECIVEGKLKKLKNIHAKRTGKREAAGGDEPQATGTPSTGHKRKRKAGDSDDDEDEDDDSDEAVDDDDEDDEEEVKKARKVETCDEDEGDQATSVEELEKQIDKISKQQNLIRRKLFESSHALRSMSYGQDRYRRRYWILPQCGGVFIEGVESGEGPEELEKERERLRNFEPVRIKEEPQEEEEEEEEEETQAEEEQQQPEVQTQAQVKQEEEQRAEKEVKQEDEKPCSPPDKLQEKDAQLLDPASCPLKEAPNPPSDLTSLCHTPDSSMASVTTATASASSPTHSTSKPTVLCSTPADSVPLVAQFGAPPPQFGVPLSLQHHQHLLANDQLLRVLTERSGHWFSLLPRSPCDDSSLVQPTTPLRSSAQPNNVQPRSPPAPSCSPHQHLQPPSASSSPLNAAHDGLGNLTVSPLQVKPGGALLPLPMCGWSGGMISPNLPMCSSPMPLCPLTEGSASPLLAPSVSTSKSGSPAPPGDKPPSAPSPAIDLPRNHDQPQPQPIPEDMLMGWWKMMDMEELQALMKTLHSRGIRERALHKQVQKSMELIPQTFNKNKEVAVMEVSELDEGQVSVETLQEWCVEEQAMETDIALLQQVEELERRVTSASLQVKGWMHPEPQSEREDLLYYEHKPLPKACPGAESQEERSSEKGLRRQPSNPLDIAVMRLAELERHIERRYLRSPLGTTIQIRLDNVGTVTVPAPAPSTSAGGEGGEEEIAPGMKVWRKALSEVRNSSQLAMCLQQLQKSIAWERSIMKVYCQICRKGDNEDLLLLCDGCDKGCHTYCHKPKINAIPEGDWYCPACISKASNQSPKNKKPQSRMQSGGGGKKAAETAKKNKKQQEACEDEEAGGGGSTSNSSPKKIATASSQAKKSSPAPPAAKPESPACVKRAKTARDNNRDLGLCRILLAELERHQDAWPFLTPVNLKSVPGYRKVIKKPMDFSTIREKLVSSQYQNLETFIIDVNLVFDNCEKFNEDNSDIGRAGHNMRKFFEKRWTELLKQTN